Proteins encoded within one genomic window of Bombus terrestris chromosome 11, iyBomTerr1.2, whole genome shotgun sequence:
- the LOC100642734 gene encoding uncharacterized protein LOC100642734 isoform X2, with translation MASGIPSVHQRKLGPAPIASFEDLSDEVENGEPAARMPGIVEVTTPATPGSSLKTPSTPRIDISRASSSSHHEDSNSRDSTPERELLAGGEPPPGCKLTLGYKEDAQDLRSSTEELDLQDPIHEQDLKRESKKLAKRRKEDGSMSDYSGKQLDRERKDSNCSEIVLLNISGRTSRLSSVGSQGSGASGKLSVVSGTSSRSPSPHKCLLETSFCGSKPTLADNLIEPSKPETDDLEKILLKREADTTKALIPDSIKVSMVDGNLKPDPLDKPRRRGREERKEIFKREVEITKKFLEKVNIQVPVVKKPGESPSTTTSQQQSARSQAQEVQKPATLDFNDKRKKAQNFKEIVQTTPTTSSVTGSPKLPRHQKVRDLEGSRTPSPSSVSRKSSFASLFKARTDSSVLSPESPSPSTKPRRSLTSKIKDTTESLRSRSKSRERVTLDKGSGSLKKDSKNKGVFSSTLSLFKKRERKKSYDEAIAASCGTELDSSGGHPSLESIGHVEFRFNAEKESRKDDSIFISLHADDRNYEEALPSESVSIPLETPTKLLDEYESEPRTGSIVTEVSIEHYPPTTRIKTEALIETAPRPYSRDSQTSQIIPQSSSKDSEISRSSSKDSKLSSHGKTSETAVRSSSSIDSKPPADHRISSSSSKDSIGKKEATKPKRKSKELQQPVEPAEIVEEDVSRQKQKQVETREHAPVKTVEKRPDLLDDGTKTVDGLVKTPSVISDLDHNSSESERDSEIEFVRNKVEKLAEELPDERKGLFYEESFEEDLPYVPTTLPLEKSVAVPILPVKQRLQEVRTIPIERPRSTTPINPTLLDEFVMQTSLDERRVEKMKISLPREDSFKLKSPRKHAANTFMEFAGKVPDGGRKSAGKSPSPPPLPPRATARPSNWINFEEIPEKRKAPKRIQTIPRPEDEVKSGGYSYVQPEECRCECHEESRRASMKEASATRTSSSCSSNGERPCNGDNCTVPTSTSMDRASIVRGLFLYFQ, from the exons ATGGCGTCAGGAATACCGAGCGTACATCAGAGGAAGCTTGGACCAGCGCCGATAGCATCCTTCGAAGACCTGTCCGACGAGGTGGAAAAC GGGGAACCGGCTGCGCGAATGCCAGGCATCGTCGAGGTCACCACGCCGGCAACGCCTGGTAGTTCGCTTAAGACACCCAGCACGCCGAGAATTGACATCAGCAGGGCAAGCAGTTCCTCCCACCATGAGGACAGTAACTCCAGGGACTCTACGCCCGAGAGGGAACTCCTTGCAG GCGGAGAACCTCCACCTGGGTGCAAGCTGACTCTGGGCTACAAAGAGGACGCCCAGGATCTAAGATCGTCGACGGAGGAGCTCGACTTGCAAGATCCCATTCACGAGCAAGATCTGAAAAGAGAATCGAAGAAACTGGCGAAGAGGCGAAAGGAGGATGGCTCCATGTCCGATTATAGCGGCAAACAATTAGACAGAGAAAGGAAGGACAGCAATTGCTCGGAAATCGTCCTGTTGAACATCAGTGGAAGAACGTCTAGACTTTCCTCCGTGGGTAGTCAAGGTTCAGGAGCCTCTGGCAAACTTTCCGTTGTCTCTGGCACATCGTCCAG GTCGCCGAGTCCGCACAAATGTTTACTGGAAACGTCGTTCTGCGGAAGCAAACCTACACTGGCGGACAACTTGATAGAACCGTCAAAACCAGAAACCGACGACCTGGAGAAGATCTTGCTGAAACGTGAAGCAGACACGACGAAAGCACTGATTCCAGACAGCATAAAAGTATCGATGGTAGATGGAAACTTGAAACCAGATCCACTGGATAAACCTAGGAGACGGGGACGAGAAGAGAGGAAGGAGATCTTCAAGAGAGAAGTGGAGATCACGAAAAAATTCTTGGAGAAGGTTAACATACAG GTACCAGTGGTGAAGAAGCCAGGTGAATCGCCAAGTACAACGACGTCGCAGCAGCAGTCGGCGAGAAGTCAAGCGCAAGAGGTACAAAAGCCAGCGACCTTGGACTTCAACGACAAGAGGAAAAAAGCGCAGAACTTCAAAGAAATCGTACAGACCACTCCAACAACGAGCAGCGTGACCGGTAGTCCGAAGCTACCAAGGCATCAGAAAGTTCGCGATCTGGAAGGTTCGCGTACACCCAGTCCCTCTTCCGTTTCCAGGAAGAGCAGTTTCGCCTCTCTGTTTAAG GCCCGTACAGACAGCAGTGTGTTGAGCCCAGAATCGCCGTCTCCGAGCACGAAACCACGTCGTAGCCTCACCTCAAAGATCAAGGACACCACGGAGAGTCTGCGTAGCAGATCGAAATCGCGCGAGCGAGTAACCTTGGACAAAGGGTCTGGCAGTTTAAAAAAGGACTCGAAGAACAAGGGCGTGTTCTCCTCGACGTTGAGTCTGTTCAAGAAACGCGAGAGAAAGAAGAGCTATGACGAGGCTATAGCGGCATCCTGTGGCACGGAGTTGGATAGTTCCGGAGGACACCCGTCCTTAGAAAGCATAGGCCACGTGGAGTTTCGTTTTAACGCTGAAAAGGAGAGTCGTAAGGACGACTCGATCTTCATAAGCCTGCACGCAGATGACAGGAACTACGAGGAGGCTCTGCCTTCGGAAAGCGTGTCGATACCACTGGAAACGCCTACCAAACTGCTGGACGAGTACGAATCGGAGCCTCGAACCGGAAGCATCGTAACGGAAGTGTCGATAGAGCATTATCCACCCACAACGAGGATAAAGACCGAAGCTTTGATCGAAACTGCGCCGAGGCCGTACTCGCGGGACAGCCAGACCAGCCAGATCATACCGCAGAGCAGTTCGAAGGATTCTGAGATCTCGAGGAGTTCCTCGAAGGACTCGAAGCTGAGTAGTCACGGGAAAACCAGCGAAACCGCTGTGAGATCGTCGTCGTCCATCGATAGCAAACCTCCTGCGGACCATCGAATATCCAGTAGTTCGTCGAAGGACTCGATAGGAAAGAAGGAAGCTACGAAGCCGAAAAGGAAAAGCAAAGAGCTGCAACAACCTGTCGAACCAGCCGAGATAGTCGAGGAAGATGTTTCAAGGCAGAAACAGAAACAAGTTGAAACGAGGGAACACGCACCGGTTAAAACGGTGGAAAAGAGGCCAGACTTGTTGGATGACGGAACGAAGACTGTGGATGGACTAGTGAAGACACCAAGCGTGATCTCTGATCTGGATCATAATAGTTCGGAGTCGGAGAGAGACTCGGAGATCGAGTTTGTTAGGAACAAGGTGGAGAAACTTGCAGAGGAATTGCCTGACGAGAGGAAGGGACTGTTCTACGAGGAGAGCTTCGAAGAGGATCTTCCTTATGTACCCACCACCCTACCCTTGGAGAAAAGCGTGGCTGTGCCGATCCTGCCTGTGAAACAACGACTTCAGGAAGTAAG AACGATACCAATCGAGAGGCCGCGTTCGACGACGCCGATAAACCCGACGCTGCTCGACGAGTTTGTGATGCAGACGTCCCTCGACGAGCGTCGTGTTGAGAAGATGAAGATATCATTGCCGCGAGAAGATAGCTTTAAATTGAAAAGTCCGCGGAAGCACGCGGCCAACACGTTTATGGAATTCGCAGGCAAAGTGCCTGACGGGGGACGGAAGAGCGCAGGTAAATCGCCGAGTCCTCCTCCACTGCCACCGAGAGCCACTGCTAGGCCGAGCAACTGGATCAACTTCGAGGAGATACCCGAGAAGAGGAAAGCGCCGAAGAGGATCCAGACGATCCCTCGACCTGAGGACGAGGTGAAATCGGGTGGATATAGCTACGTTCAACCGGAGGAATGCAG GTGCGAGTGCCATGAAGAATCTCGAAGGGCGTCGATGAAGGAAGCGTCCGCGACAAGGACTTCTTCCTCTTGCAGCAGCAACGGAGAACGTCCTTGTAACGGTGATAATTGTACGGTGCCTACGTCGACGTCCATGGACCGTGCCAGTATCGTCAG AGGTCTGTTTCTGTATTTTCAGTGA
- the LOC100642734 gene encoding uncharacterized protein LOC100642734 isoform X3: MASGIPSVHQRKLGPAPIASFEDLSDEVENGEPAARMPGIVEVTTPATPGSSLKTPSTPRIDISRASSSSHHEDSNSRDSTPERELLAGGEPPPGCKLTLGYKEDAQDLRSSTEELDLQDPIHEQDLKRESKKLAKRRKEDGSMSDYSGKQLDRERKDSNCSEIVLLNISGRTSRLSSVGSQGSGASGKLSVVSGTSSRSPSPHKCLLETSFCGSKPTLADNLIEPSKPETDDLEKILLKREADTTKALIPDSIKVSMVDGNLKPDPLDKPRRRGREERKEIFKREVEITKKFLEKVNIQVPVVKKPGESPSTTTSQQQSARSQAQEVQKPATLDFNDKRKKAQNFKEIVQTTPTTSSVTGSPKLPRHQKVRDLEGSRTPSPSSVSRKSSFASLFKARTDSSVLSPESPSPSTKPRRSLTSKIKDTTESLRSRSKSRERVTLDKGSGSLKKDSKNKGVFSSTLSLFKKRERKKSYDEAIAASCGTELDSSGGHPSLESIGHVEFRFNAEKESRKDDSIFISLHADDRNYEEALPSESVSIPLETPTKLLDEYESEPRTGSIVTEVSIEHYPPTTRIKTEALIETAPRPYSRDSQTSQIIPQSSSKDSEISRSSSKDSKLSSHGKTSETAVRSSSSIDSKPPADHRISSSSSKDSIGKKEATKPKRKSKELQQPVEPAEIVEEDVSRQKQKQVETREHAPVKTVEKRPDLLDDGTKTVDGLVKTPSVISDLDHNSSESERDSEIEFVRNKVEKLAEELPDERKGLFYEESFEEDLPYVPTTLPLEKSVAVPILPVKQRLQEVRTIPIERPRSTTPINPTLLDEFVMQTSLDERRVEKMKISLPREDSFKLKSPRKHAANTFMEFAGKVPDGGRKSAGKSPSPPPLPPRATARPSNWINFEEIPEKRKAPKRIQTIPRPEDEVKSGGYSYVQPEECRCECHEESRRASMKEASATRTSSSCSSNGERPCNGDNCTVPTSTSMDRASIVR; the protein is encoded by the exons ATGGCGTCAGGAATACCGAGCGTACATCAGAGGAAGCTTGGACCAGCGCCGATAGCATCCTTCGAAGACCTGTCCGACGAGGTGGAAAAC GGGGAACCGGCTGCGCGAATGCCAGGCATCGTCGAGGTCACCACGCCGGCAACGCCTGGTAGTTCGCTTAAGACACCCAGCACGCCGAGAATTGACATCAGCAGGGCAAGCAGTTCCTCCCACCATGAGGACAGTAACTCCAGGGACTCTACGCCCGAGAGGGAACTCCTTGCAG GCGGAGAACCTCCACCTGGGTGCAAGCTGACTCTGGGCTACAAAGAGGACGCCCAGGATCTAAGATCGTCGACGGAGGAGCTCGACTTGCAAGATCCCATTCACGAGCAAGATCTGAAAAGAGAATCGAAGAAACTGGCGAAGAGGCGAAAGGAGGATGGCTCCATGTCCGATTATAGCGGCAAACAATTAGACAGAGAAAGGAAGGACAGCAATTGCTCGGAAATCGTCCTGTTGAACATCAGTGGAAGAACGTCTAGACTTTCCTCCGTGGGTAGTCAAGGTTCAGGAGCCTCTGGCAAACTTTCCGTTGTCTCTGGCACATCGTCCAG GTCGCCGAGTCCGCACAAATGTTTACTGGAAACGTCGTTCTGCGGAAGCAAACCTACACTGGCGGACAACTTGATAGAACCGTCAAAACCAGAAACCGACGACCTGGAGAAGATCTTGCTGAAACGTGAAGCAGACACGACGAAAGCACTGATTCCAGACAGCATAAAAGTATCGATGGTAGATGGAAACTTGAAACCAGATCCACTGGATAAACCTAGGAGACGGGGACGAGAAGAGAGGAAGGAGATCTTCAAGAGAGAAGTGGAGATCACGAAAAAATTCTTGGAGAAGGTTAACATACAG GTACCAGTGGTGAAGAAGCCAGGTGAATCGCCAAGTACAACGACGTCGCAGCAGCAGTCGGCGAGAAGTCAAGCGCAAGAGGTACAAAAGCCAGCGACCTTGGACTTCAACGACAAGAGGAAAAAAGCGCAGAACTTCAAAGAAATCGTACAGACCACTCCAACAACGAGCAGCGTGACCGGTAGTCCGAAGCTACCAAGGCATCAGAAAGTTCGCGATCTGGAAGGTTCGCGTACACCCAGTCCCTCTTCCGTTTCCAGGAAGAGCAGTTTCGCCTCTCTGTTTAAG GCCCGTACAGACAGCAGTGTGTTGAGCCCAGAATCGCCGTCTCCGAGCACGAAACCACGTCGTAGCCTCACCTCAAAGATCAAGGACACCACGGAGAGTCTGCGTAGCAGATCGAAATCGCGCGAGCGAGTAACCTTGGACAAAGGGTCTGGCAGTTTAAAAAAGGACTCGAAGAACAAGGGCGTGTTCTCCTCGACGTTGAGTCTGTTCAAGAAACGCGAGAGAAAGAAGAGCTATGACGAGGCTATAGCGGCATCCTGTGGCACGGAGTTGGATAGTTCCGGAGGACACCCGTCCTTAGAAAGCATAGGCCACGTGGAGTTTCGTTTTAACGCTGAAAAGGAGAGTCGTAAGGACGACTCGATCTTCATAAGCCTGCACGCAGATGACAGGAACTACGAGGAGGCTCTGCCTTCGGAAAGCGTGTCGATACCACTGGAAACGCCTACCAAACTGCTGGACGAGTACGAATCGGAGCCTCGAACCGGAAGCATCGTAACGGAAGTGTCGATAGAGCATTATCCACCCACAACGAGGATAAAGACCGAAGCTTTGATCGAAACTGCGCCGAGGCCGTACTCGCGGGACAGCCAGACCAGCCAGATCATACCGCAGAGCAGTTCGAAGGATTCTGAGATCTCGAGGAGTTCCTCGAAGGACTCGAAGCTGAGTAGTCACGGGAAAACCAGCGAAACCGCTGTGAGATCGTCGTCGTCCATCGATAGCAAACCTCCTGCGGACCATCGAATATCCAGTAGTTCGTCGAAGGACTCGATAGGAAAGAAGGAAGCTACGAAGCCGAAAAGGAAAAGCAAAGAGCTGCAACAACCTGTCGAACCAGCCGAGATAGTCGAGGAAGATGTTTCAAGGCAGAAACAGAAACAAGTTGAAACGAGGGAACACGCACCGGTTAAAACGGTGGAAAAGAGGCCAGACTTGTTGGATGACGGAACGAAGACTGTGGATGGACTAGTGAAGACACCAAGCGTGATCTCTGATCTGGATCATAATAGTTCGGAGTCGGAGAGAGACTCGGAGATCGAGTTTGTTAGGAACAAGGTGGAGAAACTTGCAGAGGAATTGCCTGACGAGAGGAAGGGACTGTTCTACGAGGAGAGCTTCGAAGAGGATCTTCCTTATGTACCCACCACCCTACCCTTGGAGAAAAGCGTGGCTGTGCCGATCCTGCCTGTGAAACAACGACTTCAGGAAGTAAG AACGATACCAATCGAGAGGCCGCGTTCGACGACGCCGATAAACCCGACGCTGCTCGACGAGTTTGTGATGCAGACGTCCCTCGACGAGCGTCGTGTTGAGAAGATGAAGATATCATTGCCGCGAGAAGATAGCTTTAAATTGAAAAGTCCGCGGAAGCACGCGGCCAACACGTTTATGGAATTCGCAGGCAAAGTGCCTGACGGGGGACGGAAGAGCGCAGGTAAATCGCCGAGTCCTCCTCCACTGCCACCGAGAGCCACTGCTAGGCCGAGCAACTGGATCAACTTCGAGGAGATACCCGAGAAGAGGAAAGCGCCGAAGAGGATCCAGACGATCCCTCGACCTGAGGACGAGGTGAAATCGGGTGGATATAGCTACGTTCAACCGGAGGAATGCAG GTGCGAGTGCCATGAAGAATCTCGAAGGGCGTCGATGAAGGAAGCGTCCGCGACAAGGACTTCTTCCTCTTGCAGCAGCAACGGAGAACGTCCTTGTAACGGTGATAATTGTACGGTGCCTACGTCGACGTCCATGGACCGTGCCAGTATCGTCAGGTAA
- the LOC100642734 gene encoding uncharacterized protein LOC100642734 isoform X1, with product MASGIPSVHQRKLGPAPIASFEDLSDEVENGEPAARMPGIVEVTTPATPGSSLKTPSTPRIDISRASSSSHHEDSNSRDSTPERELLAGGEPPPGCKLTLGYKEDAQDLRSSTEELDLQDPIHEQDLKRESKKLAKRRKEDGSMSDYSGKQLDRERKDSNCSEIVLLNISGRTSRLSSVGSQGSGASGKLSVVSGTSSRSPSPHKCLLETSFCGSKPTLADNLIEPSKPETDDLEKILLKREADTTKALIPDSIKVSMVDGNLKPDPLDKPRRRGREERKEIFKREVEITKKFLEKVNIQVPVVKKPGESPSTTTSQQQSARSQAQEVQKPATLDFNDKRKKAQNFKEIVQTTPTTSSVTGSPKLPRHQKVRDLEGSRTPSPSSVSRKSSFASLFKARTDSSVLSPESPSPSTKPRRSLTSKIKDTTESLRSRSKSRERVTLDKGSGSLKKDSKNKGVFSSTLSLFKKRERKKSYDEAIAASCGTELDSSGGHPSLESIGHVEFRFNAEKESRKDDSIFISLHADDRNYEEALPSESVSIPLETPTKLLDEYESEPRTGSIVTEVSIEHYPPTTRIKTEALIETAPRPYSRDSQTSQIIPQSSSKDSEISRSSSKDSKLSSHGKTSETAVRSSSSIDSKPPADHRISSSSSKDSIGKKEATKPKRKSKELQQPVEPAEIVEEDVSRQKQKQVETREHAPVKTVEKRPDLLDDGTKTVDGLVKTPSVISDLDHNSSESERDSEIEFVRNKVEKLAEELPDERKGLFYEESFEEDLPYVPTTLPLEKSVAVPILPVKQRLQEVRTIPIERPRSTTPINPTLLDEFVMQTSLDERRVEKMKISLPREDSFKLKSPRKHAANTFMEFAGKVPDGGRKSAGKSPSPPPLPPRATARPSNWINFEEIPEKRKAPKRIQTIPRPEDEVKSGGYSYVQPEECRCECHEESRRASMKEASATRTSSSCSSNGERPCNGDNCTVPTSTSMDRASIVSDSSLECSLSIEENTTQPLFTCLTKPFSMDLDVRSNRSSIVSQDETDETLHQ from the exons ATGGCGTCAGGAATACCGAGCGTACATCAGAGGAAGCTTGGACCAGCGCCGATAGCATCCTTCGAAGACCTGTCCGACGAGGTGGAAAAC GGGGAACCGGCTGCGCGAATGCCAGGCATCGTCGAGGTCACCACGCCGGCAACGCCTGGTAGTTCGCTTAAGACACCCAGCACGCCGAGAATTGACATCAGCAGGGCAAGCAGTTCCTCCCACCATGAGGACAGTAACTCCAGGGACTCTACGCCCGAGAGGGAACTCCTTGCAG GCGGAGAACCTCCACCTGGGTGCAAGCTGACTCTGGGCTACAAAGAGGACGCCCAGGATCTAAGATCGTCGACGGAGGAGCTCGACTTGCAAGATCCCATTCACGAGCAAGATCTGAAAAGAGAATCGAAGAAACTGGCGAAGAGGCGAAAGGAGGATGGCTCCATGTCCGATTATAGCGGCAAACAATTAGACAGAGAAAGGAAGGACAGCAATTGCTCGGAAATCGTCCTGTTGAACATCAGTGGAAGAACGTCTAGACTTTCCTCCGTGGGTAGTCAAGGTTCAGGAGCCTCTGGCAAACTTTCCGTTGTCTCTGGCACATCGTCCAG GTCGCCGAGTCCGCACAAATGTTTACTGGAAACGTCGTTCTGCGGAAGCAAACCTACACTGGCGGACAACTTGATAGAACCGTCAAAACCAGAAACCGACGACCTGGAGAAGATCTTGCTGAAACGTGAAGCAGACACGACGAAAGCACTGATTCCAGACAGCATAAAAGTATCGATGGTAGATGGAAACTTGAAACCAGATCCACTGGATAAACCTAGGAGACGGGGACGAGAAGAGAGGAAGGAGATCTTCAAGAGAGAAGTGGAGATCACGAAAAAATTCTTGGAGAAGGTTAACATACAG GTACCAGTGGTGAAGAAGCCAGGTGAATCGCCAAGTACAACGACGTCGCAGCAGCAGTCGGCGAGAAGTCAAGCGCAAGAGGTACAAAAGCCAGCGACCTTGGACTTCAACGACAAGAGGAAAAAAGCGCAGAACTTCAAAGAAATCGTACAGACCACTCCAACAACGAGCAGCGTGACCGGTAGTCCGAAGCTACCAAGGCATCAGAAAGTTCGCGATCTGGAAGGTTCGCGTACACCCAGTCCCTCTTCCGTTTCCAGGAAGAGCAGTTTCGCCTCTCTGTTTAAG GCCCGTACAGACAGCAGTGTGTTGAGCCCAGAATCGCCGTCTCCGAGCACGAAACCACGTCGTAGCCTCACCTCAAAGATCAAGGACACCACGGAGAGTCTGCGTAGCAGATCGAAATCGCGCGAGCGAGTAACCTTGGACAAAGGGTCTGGCAGTTTAAAAAAGGACTCGAAGAACAAGGGCGTGTTCTCCTCGACGTTGAGTCTGTTCAAGAAACGCGAGAGAAAGAAGAGCTATGACGAGGCTATAGCGGCATCCTGTGGCACGGAGTTGGATAGTTCCGGAGGACACCCGTCCTTAGAAAGCATAGGCCACGTGGAGTTTCGTTTTAACGCTGAAAAGGAGAGTCGTAAGGACGACTCGATCTTCATAAGCCTGCACGCAGATGACAGGAACTACGAGGAGGCTCTGCCTTCGGAAAGCGTGTCGATACCACTGGAAACGCCTACCAAACTGCTGGACGAGTACGAATCGGAGCCTCGAACCGGAAGCATCGTAACGGAAGTGTCGATAGAGCATTATCCACCCACAACGAGGATAAAGACCGAAGCTTTGATCGAAACTGCGCCGAGGCCGTACTCGCGGGACAGCCAGACCAGCCAGATCATACCGCAGAGCAGTTCGAAGGATTCTGAGATCTCGAGGAGTTCCTCGAAGGACTCGAAGCTGAGTAGTCACGGGAAAACCAGCGAAACCGCTGTGAGATCGTCGTCGTCCATCGATAGCAAACCTCCTGCGGACCATCGAATATCCAGTAGTTCGTCGAAGGACTCGATAGGAAAGAAGGAAGCTACGAAGCCGAAAAGGAAAAGCAAAGAGCTGCAACAACCTGTCGAACCAGCCGAGATAGTCGAGGAAGATGTTTCAAGGCAGAAACAGAAACAAGTTGAAACGAGGGAACACGCACCGGTTAAAACGGTGGAAAAGAGGCCAGACTTGTTGGATGACGGAACGAAGACTGTGGATGGACTAGTGAAGACACCAAGCGTGATCTCTGATCTGGATCATAATAGTTCGGAGTCGGAGAGAGACTCGGAGATCGAGTTTGTTAGGAACAAGGTGGAGAAACTTGCAGAGGAATTGCCTGACGAGAGGAAGGGACTGTTCTACGAGGAGAGCTTCGAAGAGGATCTTCCTTATGTACCCACCACCCTACCCTTGGAGAAAAGCGTGGCTGTGCCGATCCTGCCTGTGAAACAACGACTTCAGGAAGTAAG AACGATACCAATCGAGAGGCCGCGTTCGACGACGCCGATAAACCCGACGCTGCTCGACGAGTTTGTGATGCAGACGTCCCTCGACGAGCGTCGTGTTGAGAAGATGAAGATATCATTGCCGCGAGAAGATAGCTTTAAATTGAAAAGTCCGCGGAAGCACGCGGCCAACACGTTTATGGAATTCGCAGGCAAAGTGCCTGACGGGGGACGGAAGAGCGCAGGTAAATCGCCGAGTCCTCCTCCACTGCCACCGAGAGCCACTGCTAGGCCGAGCAACTGGATCAACTTCGAGGAGATACCCGAGAAGAGGAAAGCGCCGAAGAGGATCCAGACGATCCCTCGACCTGAGGACGAGGTGAAATCGGGTGGATATAGCTACGTTCAACCGGAGGAATGCAG GTGCGAGTGCCATGAAGAATCTCGAAGGGCGTCGATGAAGGAAGCGTCCGCGACAAGGACTTCTTCCTCTTGCAGCAGCAACGGAGAACGTCCTTGTAACGGTGATAATTGTACGGTGCCTACGTCGACGTCCATGGACCGTGCCAGTATCGTCAG TGACAGCTCGCTGGAGTGTAGCCTGAGCATCGAGGAGAACACGACGCAACCGTTGTTCACGTGCTTGACGAAGCCGTTCAGCATGGATCTGGACGTTAGGTCGAATCGGTCCAGTATCGTATCCCAGGACGAGACTGACGAGACCCTGCACCAATAA